Sequence from the Ooceraea biroi isolate clonal line C1 chromosome 2, Obir_v5.4, whole genome shotgun sequence genome:
ctccaATTTCCACGGAGCTTTCCTCCGCGAAACCGCCCTGGCTGATAATTTCTTCTAGTTCGCGCAATGTTTTGCACTGTTTCGCCATTTCGGACCTGCGAGCGACGCATGGAGCTTGTTAATTAGGAGACTAATATcggaaattaagaaaataccCGGAGAAACGCAACCTAAACAGCCTATTCTTACGCTTCCAaaaatttatggaaaatattgCTCGACGAGTATTTCgagtaaaattatatctgcTGGATCGAGtagcattttattattaaggtGAGCGAAATGAACGGAAGATTGAGCTTCAAATTCCGCGGCGTCCCTGCCTCGTTTCGAGCAAACAAGGAAAACGAAAGGTAGACTGATTTCACCAATCTCAAATCCCACATCTGAGATTTACGAAAGACACACACGTGGAATCACGTCTTTGATCCAACATGTAGCGAAGCTCAGGACCGAATGACTTTAGTTCTGCGCTTCGTCGCTAATCGACGTGACCGTGAGCGATCTCGCGTCGATGCCACAAGTCGTGCGACACGGCGGCCGACCGGAATGTAAATCAAAAGAGGTTTCGAAACTCTTCCCCGGCGGCTGAATGCGGCGCGGTGACGGCGGCAGGCCTTAATTCGTTTACGACTTGCAAAACGAGCCTTCTGGGAGCGCGCAACTGGTAGCCAAACAGTTTGCACGCCGTCACGCACCCCCGTGGCACGTCCCAAGGGTGCCGCTGACGAAGTAAAATCCCGCAACGAGCGGCGGTTGCGCCCTGACGATCTCGGATCGGCGAGAGTGAGAGATTCGGAGCTTCAAAGGCACAAGAGCAGAATTTCAGGGGCGCCATTTCAATAgcgcataattaaaataactttcataatgattttatttcgaaataatttgtttactaCTTGCGACCGTTTATTGGTGATCATCAATTTTTAAGTCGTTGATTTGGAATTAGCGCACATTATTAAATTGAAGGAACATCGAGTCACCAAAAATCGAACACGCAAACTGTACGTGCTTAAATCTGCTCGCGATTCTTTGAACGCGTGCAATTAGCTAGTCAGAACGTGCAGATTGCGTGCAGATAGgcttatttatttcttcagaGACGCGTCATGGATCAAAAAGGACACTTTGCTCATTGTAAGTCCATGCGAATGTGAAAGACATCATGCTCGATTACGACACGTCTTTTATAGCGGACTCGTGAGAAATCTCGCTGTATTTTATGGGCCTGGGTCCTCTTACGAGAAAGAACGAAACTGATAGACCGTGCAAAATGCTATTAATTCCTCTTAAAGAACATTTTCTGTGAGGctcgtaacgtttcataattacaaatatcgaaaatctattttaattttaacacaCATACCGCATACCGCGcccatttattttatcaaagagagagagagaaaaagagatgaagtaataatataattttctctaaaaCTCTGTGTATTTTAATTTCCAATTGCTGCGATTTTCAACGAaacataaaactttaaatattaattttgcaaaatgggacaacaaaattataaaaaaattaaaaaactacgGTGAGTGTTTTTTGAGATTCACGTTTCtcttactattatattttcaccGAAAGATCACTGAATTCATTCTGGACGCGGAATGTTTCAGCATGCCTCCGGCCTGATGATCTCTCCCTTTATCTGCTTGCTGGTGATCGATATAAAATTGCAGTGGAAACAAGGCCGCGCACTACATAGGCAGCGTTGTTTCGCGTTCCCCGGAGGGATCTGATTGCAAACGAATGCGGCGGGGTTACGGTCTCCCTTCATAGACGATTAATCCAGTTTACTCGCAGACGTTACCTCGGCATGGGGTTCTTGTAAGCCGAGAATCCGCACAAACGTCCCTCCCGCGcttaaatatattcaattacgAGACTCGAACCTCTGCGCCTCCTCATCGTCTTCCTGTCTttgcgtctctctttctcttcctttattCCTCTCTAATGTTTCCCACTTTCATTCATTTACTTCGTGCAGCCGCTTTCTCGCCAACTGCCAAAGTCCCGACTTTCCGTTTCCGTTTCGGCCCCTCTCAAGAACACGGTTTTACGCGCTGCTGATCTCTTCGACAAATTCTTCGGCAGTCGGCGAGTTTGTCTCACTAAAATATGCGCTGTCTTATTATCGGACTTTTCGCTGTACGAATGGCATCAGAATATGTCAAGTGTCTTTACTAGTCTTATCAATTAGATCTTACTTTAAGGTTGCAACTGATAACTGTGATGTAACACATGTAACATTTTCCTTATAGCATGGATGATACTTTAAACTTTTAGCACAtctagataaataaataatttttaataaggtTCGTGGATATCATAATATCGAGtacatttcttatattttgcatCGTGTTAATACGTTAAATGGAATTAAAaaggaattttaaaaaatgtgtaatGTTCCACACATGAATACACGCTAAGCTCTGAGTAGCTTTATGAAAgatgtatatatttgatatcgCTTTCGACAGaatcttcaattttaataatatgaatattatcgTAATAATTTGAAAGGCAATAGGAATTGAAGCTGTTGAAAATGCGGAAAGTCGAGACGTTGCGGTTTCGCGAGACAGATATTTcccgatattttttatcatcatgCCACAAGGGTTGAATGACAGAGCAAACACAGAGCAGAGCATAGGTATAGTTAGAGTGAGCGAGAAAGAGCAAGATAGAGAAAAATAGAGGGAACAAATGATAGAGAGAGATTGAGGGAGAAAGGGTCACGGAACCGGGGAGAGGGTGCGgaacgagagaggaaaagagagttAAGCCTGCAGGCTACAGACAGAGGCACCAGAGTATAGTAGCGAGCgacggcagcagcagcagcagcaacagcagcagcagcagcagcagcagtagcagcagcagcagcagcagtagcagcagtGCGGCGCAAAGCGAAAGCAGGAGGGAGACAGGCATCTCGCCCTTCTTTTGTCCCTCGGCTTCGGCCCGATATTGAAATGGAGTCGTTTGAGTGTGAATAATTTGCTTTGCCCGGGCCCACCCCTCCACCGCCGCCGTCATGCCGTCCCTCTCCTTTGCCGCTTTCGGCCCGGCGCGACTACCACCGCGATCGGCCCCCGTGTACCCTCGTTCCCCCCCATCGCGACCCTCGTCAACCCCTCAGCAGACGGCACCGCCGCGTTATTTCGCCGGCGAGACCGGTGCGTTTCGCGATTTCCGATCGTGGTCGCGAATCGACCTTCCGCTAATCTTCAGAGTTCTGCCAAGACGCGTTTCTCTGCGTTGCGGTCGGCCAACATCTCCGACCTGACCCCGATCAGAAATCTCTTCTCGTATGAACGACGCGACACTTCGATTCGAAGGCACGTACGCGCGTATGTCCTGAGGTATCCCGAGGTAtggatcattataaattccGTGGTGAATTGCCGCGCACACTCAATCGAGTGCGACCCTGATGCATCGGGTATGACGATTTCGTTCCTCATTTCTCGGATGCTGATCAGATTGGGTACACCGGTGAATTGATTAACGCCAACGAGTCATCGTCACGCAGCGCACCGGCGAAATCCGCGCGACTGGAATGGATGACACGTACGACACGCATGCCGTGCATAACGAGCGGAGTTAAAATTACATCGACGTAATCGTCGCACATAACACGGCCTTGCTCCGACCCGTGAAATATGTTAACCAACCGATCATCGGTTACGGACGATAGAGAAGATCGATGATGGATTAGACGAGTCAAAGACGCCTCTCTCAAAATTCAAATCGTCATGAAGAGAAACAAGAGCATTCCTACGCGAGATGCCCGTTAACGGATGTTTTTTCGGCGACCACACGATATTCTCTTTGTGAATTTCAATGAGTTTACTTGTATAGAAATGTTTCAAGGCATTAACATAAATAGTAAGGAATTCTTCGATCTTACTTCTCTTTGCTTCAGTTATGAAGagtaatttttccaaaacaagtgttatacaatttaattttatacacacacattttgatgttaaatattaaaaaagaatccataaaactgtGACATAAACATATCGCGCAAAATGCCTTTGTATTTGTTTCGCCGTAAGCCGCCGTGGAAATGGCGGGTCTCGTATACAGCGAGCGCGAGCACGCGTTCAgctctttttaaatttaatcgtcgGTATAGGACAGAAGTGCGATTTCTTCCGCTTTGTGTGGCCGGAACAAACGCAATGTGCGAAAAGACACGAAAGGCAGAGCTCGCAGTTGAGGAAGCCGAAGAGGAGAGTCGAACTGTACATCGCCAGGCATGCCGACGAGCATTGAAGAGCGCCGCTTTTGTTGAAAAGACGCCCGCACGCCGACAAAGCGAaggtgaacgcgcgcgcgagagcgacCGGATGATGAGCCAACAATGATCGAGGATTCATCGGTCTTTTAGGAGGCCAATGTCACCCGTCGGTTGGCGAACGCGCCACTACCCCGAGCGCGCATTCTCCTTAGGCATGCAGAACGCATAcgggacaccttgtatataaTCTACTGGCAGCAGCCATCGGAAATCAGTCAGCTCCTCAAACAGAACCAGTCAACCACCATCGTCCAACGATGAAGGTAGTTATCAATCGATTGTATCGATTCATCTCTTGACCGATCATTTAGAACAAGTTTTGCAACGTGAGAAGTTTATCGCTCGATTCTTCATGGATAATgtgaaattaattgtattatgaaaatatctGACCGATTTTGATTGACTCCTATGTAAAGAAATCCTATGTAAAGAATTAATCTGATTAATCGAAcaaattttatcgttattaatcGATCGATTTAATCTGAAAGGTACTCGTCAGCGTCGTTCTTTTGGCTGCCGTGGTCCTCGCTGAACCGCCGAGGTATCGCCAGCAATATCAGCAACAGAAACAGTATTACTACGCTCAGCAGCAGGAGGAGGCTGCGCCTTACCCCGCATCCGGTTGGAGACCAGCGGGACGCGCTTTTAATCTCCCTCAGAGACAATCTAAACAGCAATACGAAACGCCGGATGCTCCTCAGCAACAATATGGAGCGCCAGATGCTCCTCAGCAACAATATGGAGCGCCGGATGTACCTCAGCAGCAATATGGGGTACTGAATGCTCCTCGGCAGCAATATGGGGCACCGAATGCTCCTCGGCAGCAATTCGGGGCACCAAACGCGCCTCGGCAACAATTCGGGGCACCAAACGCGCCTCGGCAACAATTCGGGGTACCGAATGCGCCTCAGCAGCAATACGAGGCACCGAATACGCCTCAGCAGCAATATGGGGCACCAAACGCGCCTCGGCAACAATTCGGGGTACCGAATGCGCCTCAACAGCAATATGGGGCACCCACGGATCCCCAGCGCGAATATGGAATACCGGAAGAGCCCACGACCGAAGTTCCTAATAGcactgaagaagaagaagaaatatctACCGTCCAAGGCATCACCGACTCCGAGGTGAGCAAagtgtacattttatttaaatcttttataaatcttttatgaaaaaatgtaataacgaaaattttacgagataAGGAAAGATACTTGACTAGCTTGACTAGAGAAATACCGAGCAAAAGGTTTCCGTTAGATCGACTCGGCCGCaattttaacgaaaataaGAATACGTCACCAGGAAAATCGCGGAGCTTTATGTGGGCCAAGTCGCACATGTTAAACGTATGACTTTACGTGACGTTACGTAACGTGGATTTATCATCTCGTTTCGTAGAGAGAACGCGCTGAAGCATCGAGTTGGCATGTGAGCCCACGCGGGAGCGGAGACGGTTCCGCGGAATTTAAATCACACCGGGCTTCCTCCGCTCCTCTTTTCCAATCTTCAGGGTTCTCGGCGTACATTCTCGGCGCTCCTCATCGCTTGTCCTAACGACATTAGTATTCGAGGCACCGTTTACTTTCGATCGCGGGTCTCAAGCACGCGTGTGTACGTACCAAATTCGAAGACTCGCGTGACACAACCCATAATGCATTCACCCGTGATTTGAGGTCACCCGCGTGAGCCTCCAGCGTCGCCTCTTTGGCgacagatataaaaaaaagaaaaaattccgTTTCGCCTCGAATTCGGGAAATATTTGTCTGTAATTGTCAATCACTGCCTTCTCACGTAATGTGCATTTGCAAATgttgtttaacaaataaattcaTAGGATGTCGCCCAAAGTTTTTCCTCGTGGTGCACgataaattctataataacaaatatatcgcttgacaagatattaaaaaattttattaaatgttactgTAACTACTAATGCGAGCGCGACACTTTTCTTCTTAGATAATAACAATGAACAATATAAAGACGATATAGAGATACATAATTGTGCACACGTAAAGCCCATTGTTCTCTGTCGCAGTCTGAGCCCGTGAACGCTGCGAACGAGTTCGAAGACGAGGATACGGACGAGAAGCAACCCCAGCAAACCGGGGAGTACTACGTCGCCCTTCCTGACGGTCGTCTGCAACGCGTACGATATATTAGCCGCCAGAACGTCGAGGCCATGAAGTATTTCGCCAAAATCCGTGCCGAAAACGTGGAGCCGCTTCGTGGACCGATCTACGCGTACGCACCCCtgcaaaagctgcagatcgtGCCGACCGGCTTACAAGTGTCCGTTACTCCGGTCGCCCCGGTCGCCGCGGTCGGATCTGCGGACGCCAAGCCGCAGAAATTCGAGATCGAGCCTGTGGCAGCGCAGGTGCAGTATCAGTACGACAACCCCTCGAGCGTGGTGCCCCTGACCAACCCCCTCAGCACCTCCTATGCCACCTACACGGCAAATTACCAAGCACCAAGCGAATCCAGATACCTCCTCACCTTCCAGTGAACGGCCGAAATTAACGACATTGGCGACAACCCTTGTAAATTCTACTGTACATGTTGCGTAAACTATACTAAGTGTACTCACAATTAGGCTAAGCTGACGACGTAATAAAGCTGATGGTAACGAAATGTTTCACTATGGTTTTAGATCATTCTGCTTATTGCAATTACGCGATTTGTCATGACTATTCATTCAGAcctaaattttacttttacttttcACAGATTTTACATAAACGCGAGGAAATTCTTGAAGAAATTGGGAGGATATCTCAAATGATATTGATGATTGATAATTGACGATTCCAGGAATGTTCATGCGCGTGCAAAGATTGTTCTAGTTGAGATGATACATTTTACAGTGAAATTGCAATTGGACGTTTCTTCAGCACGCGAACATTCGAGCCTGGACGTATcggcgagagggaaagagaaagaggaaggatcCGTCGGCACGTAGACGTGCCTAACCGCAAAATTccagaaa
This genomic interval carries:
- the LOC113561465 gene encoding involucrin-like, which codes for MKVLVSVVLLAAVVLAEPPRYRQQYQQQKQYYYAQQQEEAAPYPASGWRPAGRAFNLPQRQSKQQYETPDAPQQQYGAPDAPQQQYGAPDVPQQQYGVLNAPRQQYGAPNAPRQQFGAPNAPRQQFGAPNAPRQQFGVPNAPQQQYEAPNTPQQQYGAPNAPRQQFGVPNAPQQQYGAPTDPQREYGIPEEPTTEVPNSTEEEEEISTVQGITDSESEPVNAANEFEDEDTDEKQPQQTGEYYVALPDGRLQRVRYISRQNVEAMKYFAKIRAENVEPLRGPIYAYAPLQKLQIVPTGLQVSVTPVAPVAAVGSADAKPQKFEIEPVAAQVQYQYDNPSSVVPLTNPLSTSYATYTANYQAPSESRYLLTFQ